Proteins from a genomic interval of Thunnus maccoyii chromosome 1, fThuMac1.1, whole genome shotgun sequence:
- the LOC121898509 gene encoding lactoylglutathione lyase-like, with translation MSDKGLSDEVAASACKDGDPITKDFMMQQTMLRVKDPVKSLDFYTRILGMTLLQKFDFPSMRFSLFFLGYEDKKEIPTDVKEKTAWTFSRRATIELTHNWGSESDESQSYHNGNSDPRGFGHIGIAVPDVYAACKLFEEQGVTFVKKPDDGKMKGLAFIQDPDGYWIEILSPNNMVSITS, from the exons ATGAGCGACAAAGGTCTGTCAGACGAGGTAGCGGCATCAGCTTGTAAAGATGGAGACCCAATAACTAAG GATTTCATGATGCAGCAGACGATGCTGCGAGTTAAAGATCCAGTTAAATCCTTGGATTTCTACACCAGAATCCTCGGCATGAC GCTCCTGCAAAAGTTCGACTTCCCCTCCATgcgtttctctctcttcttcttggGCTACGAGGACAAGAAGGAGATTCCCACAGATGTGAAGGAAAAGACGGCATGGACCTTTTCCAGAAGAGCCACCATCGAGCTGACACA TAACTGGGGCTCTGAGTCTGATGAGAGCCAGTCTTATCATAATGGAAACTCTGATCCACGTGGCTTTG GACACATTGGAATTGCAGTTCCCGACGTCTATGCAGCCTGCAAACTGTTTGAAGAGCAAGGTGTCACATTTGTCAAGAAGCCCGATGATG GTAAAATGAAAGGATTGGCCTTCATTCAGGACCCTGATGGTTACTGGATTGAGATCTTGAGTCCCAACAATATGGTGTCCATTACCTCCTAA
- the eprs1 gene encoding bifunctional glutamate/proline--tRNA ligase isoform X2, producing the protein MTLNLTINTSNPPLGALLAAEHVKGSVQLSVEEGKDTRLHVSDSVQFSDANSISRYLARVAPALGLYGANMMEQTEVDHWLEFSARRLCGQPGLAVALGELDKALSLRTFLVGHALTLADLSVWAALKGHGEWPSQGKSFSHVNRWFSFLSSQVPFTAVGSKYAVKKIPIKKTSSEEEKKKQDVGKFVDLPGAEMGKVVVRFPPEASGYLHIGHAKAALLNQHYQVTFKGKLIMRFDDTNPEKEKEDFEKVILEDVAMLQIHPDQFTYTSDHFPIIMKFAEQLLSEGKAYIDDTPPEQMKQEREQRTESKCRNNTVEQNMKMWAEMKAGTALGQTCCMRAKIDMNSNNGCMRDPTLYRCKDTPHPRTGSTYKVYPTYDFACPIVDSLESVTHALRTTEYHDRDEQFYWIIDALRLRKPYIWEYARLNLNNTVLSKRKLTWFVDQGYVEGWDDPRFPTVRGVLRRGMTVEGLKQFIAAQGGSRSVVNMEWDKIWAFNKKVIDPVAPRYTALSSSYVVPVSVPEATEEMKEVVKHPKNTDVGMKEVWYGPRVLVEGADAETFSEGEVVTFINWGNLIITKINKGAGGKVLSMDARLNLDNKDYKKTTKITWLADTNTAPLLPTICINYQPLISKAVITKDDDFKDYINKNSKLEEKMLGDPCLKTLKKGDIIQLQRRGFYICDQPYEPVSPNSCKESPCVLIYIPDGHTKEMPTAGSKDKSKSQAPSNTSAPATKAAPATKAAPTSAPVPASTSAGDVFSSIVAQGEAVRQLKAAKAPKDEVDKAVQQLLSLKAQFKQQTGMDYKPGMAPPTSAPAAPASSTDSAPCPYTRVAQQGELVRKLKTEKAPKDQVDAAVKQLLALKAEYKQATGQEYKPGAAPVQKSPPQTPAQSSPSSAPAATGLYDKVAEQGEVVRKLKAEKAPKDQVDAAVKQLLALKAEYKQQTGKDYKPGLQTPASPAQTQSSPASTQSSSSPQAQQMFSQVAQQGELVRKLKSEKAPKDQVDEAVKTLLELKNKYKTLTGQDYKPVAATGTIGGEDKNRKERENKSEKQGGGGKKGKGEKGGQGKESSGGSGGSGEGQGPKKQTRLGLEAKKEENLADWYSQVITKAEMIEYYDVSGCYVLRPWSFAIWEAIKDFFDREIKKLGVENCYFPMFVSQAALEKEKSHIEDFAPEVAWVTRSGKTELAEPIAVRPTSETVMYPAYAKWVQSHRDLPIKLNQWCNVVRWEFKHPQPFLRTREFLWQEGHTAFATKEEAAEEVIQILDLYARVYEELMAIPVVKGRKTEKEKFAGGDYTTTVEAFISASGRAIQGATSHHLGQNFSKMFEIVFEDPKKPGEKQLAFQNSWGITTRTIGVLTMVHGDNMGLVLPPRVACLQIVIIPCGITASLPEQDKEALMAQCSKYLSMLLEAGVRVKTDLRDNYSPGWKFNHWELKGVPIRLEVGPKDMQQRQCVAVRRDTGEKVTIPEAEAEKRLLAMLEDIQNNLFNKASNDLKTHMVAADSMEQFQRELDQGKIVQIPFCGGIECEDWIKKTTAKDQDLEPGAPSMGAKSLCIPFSPLKTLQPGQMCVSGKEPAQYYTLFGRSY; encoded by the exons GGGCGCTCCTGGCAGCAGAGCACGTGAAAGGGAGCGTGCAGCTGTCAGTGGAGGAAGGCAAAGACACCCGGCTCCATGTGTCAGA TTCAGTCCAGTTCAGTGATGCCAACTCTATCAGTCGCTACCTGGCCCGGGTGGCTCCCGCCCTCGGCCTCTATGGAGCCAACATGATGGAGCAgactgag GTCGACCACTGGTTGGAGTTCAGTGCGCGGCGTCTGTGTGGTCAGCCTGGTTTGGCTGTGGCACTGGGTGAACTGGATAAGGCCCTTTCCCTGCGGACCTTCCTGGTTGGACATGCCCTCACCCTggctgacctgtctgtctgggCCGCCCTCAAAG gtcATGGGGAATGGCCCAGCCAGGGCAAGTCCTTCTCCCACGTCAATCGCTGGTTCTCTTTCTTGAGCTCACAGGTTCCCTTCACTGCTGTGGGCAGCAAGTATGCCGTCAAGAAAattccaataaaaaaaaccagT tctgaggaggagaagaagaagcaggatGTTGGCAAGTTCGTGGATTTGCCAGGAGCTGAGATGGGCAAGGTGGTGGTTCGATTCCCTCCCGAGGCCAGCGG ATACCTGCATATCGGCCATGCCAAGGCTGCTCTGCTCAACCAGCACTACCAGGTCACATTTAAAGGCAAGCTCATCATGCGCTTTGATGACACCAACCCtgagaaggaaaaggaggacTTTGAGAAG GTGATCCTGGAAGACGTTGCCATGCTCCAGATCCATCCAGACCAGTTCACCTACACCAGCGACCATTTCCCCATCATAATGAAATTTGCAGAGCAGCTTCTCTCCGAGGGCAAGGCCTACATCGATGACACACCTCCTGAGCAGATGAAGCAGGAGAGGGAGCAGCGCACTGAGTCCAAATGCAGAAACAACA cCGTGGAACAGAACATGAAGATGTGGGCGGAGATGAAAGCTGGTACAGCTTTAGGGCAGACCTGCTGCATGAGGGCCAAGATTGATATGAACTCCAACAACGGCTGCATGAGAGACCCCACCCTCTACCGCTGCAAGGACACTCCCCACCCTCGCACAGGAAGCACATACAA AGTCTACCCAACATATGACTTTGCCTGTCCCATTGTGGACAGTTTGGAGAGTGTGACACACGCTCTGAGGACCACAGAGTACCACGATCGTGACGAGCAGTTCTACTGGATAATCGACGCCCTGCGCCTCAGGAAGCCCTACATCTGGGAGTACGCCCGACTCAACCTCAACAACACAGTGCTGTCCAAGAGGAAGCTCACTTGGTTTGTCGACCAAGGATACGTCGAAGGATG GGATGACCCTCGCTTCCCCACTGTCAGAGGAGTCCTGAGGAGAGGAATGACTGTGGAGGGTCTGAAACAGTTCATAGCTGCTCAG GGTGGATCAAGGTCAGTGGTTAACATGGAGTGGGACAAGATCTGGGCCTTCAACAAGAAG gttaTTGACCCCGTCGCTCCCAGATACACAGCTCTGTCCAGCTCCTATGTGGTTCCTGTTTCCGTCCCAGAGGCTACAGAGGAGATGAAGGAAGTGGTCAAACACCCTAAG AACACTGATGTGGGCATGAAGGAGGTTTGGTATGGACCTCGGGTTCTGGTCGAGGGAGCGGATGCTGAGACGTTCTCAGAGGGAGAGGTGGTCACCTTCATCAACTGGGGCAACCTCATCATCACCAAGATAAACAA AGGTGCTGGTGGTAAGGTTCTGTCCATGGATGCTCGTCTGAACCTGGACAACAAGGACTACAAGAAGACCACAAAGATCACTTGGTTGGCcgacacaaacacagcaccCCTGCTGCCCACCATCTGCATCAACTACCAGCCCCTCATCTCTAAAGCCGTCATCACCAAAGACGACGACTTCAAAGActacattaataaaaacagcaag TTGGAGGAGAAGATGCTGGGAGATCCCTGTCTGAAGACCCTGAAGAAAGGTGACATCATTCAGCTCCAGAGGCGGGGCTTCTATATCTGTGACCAGCCCTATGAGCCAGTCAG CCCCAACAGCTGTAAGGAGAGTCCCTGTGTCCTGATCTACATTCCTGACGGTCACACTAAGGAGATGCCAACTGCCGGATCCAAGGACAAGAGCAAGAGCCAGGCCCCTAGCAACACA TCTGCCCCTGCAACCAAGGCTGCCCCTGCAACCAAGGCTGCCCCAACCTCCGCCCCAGTGCCTGCCTCAACCTCAGCCGGTGATGTGTTCTCAAGCATTGTAGCTCAGGGTGAAGCTGTCCGCCAGCTGAAGGCTGCCAAAGCTCCAAAAGACGAAGTTGACAAGGCAGTTCAGCAGCTGCTTTCTCTAAAG GCTCAGTTTAAGCAGCAGACAGGTATGGACTACAAGCCAGGTATGGCTCCTCCCACCTCCGCCCCAGCTGCACCTGCCTCATCAACAGACTCCGCCCCCTGCCCATACACCCGTGTAGCCCAGCAGGGCGAGCTGGTCAGGAAGCTGAAGACAGAGAAGGCACCTAAG GACCAAGTTGACGCTGCAGTGAAACAGCTGCTCGCCCTGAAGGCAGAGTACAAACAAGCCACCGGCCAGGAGTACAAACCTGGAGCAGCACCAGTTCAGAAAAGCCCCCCTCAAACTCCAGCCCAGAGTAGCCCCAGCTCTGCCCCCGCTGCCACCGGCCTCTATGACAAGGTTGCTGAGCAGGGAGAAGTGGTCAGGAAGCTGAAGGCTGAAAAGGCTCCTAAG GATCAGGTAGATGCAGCAGTGAAGCAGTTGTTGGCTTTAAAGGCAGAGTACAAACAGCAGACCGGAAAGGATTACAAACCAGGTTTACAAACACCAGCTAGCCCTGCACAGACCCAGTCCAGCCCCGCCTCGACCCAGTCTAGCTCTTCCCCACAAGCCCAGCAAATGTTCTCCCAGGTTGCCCAACAGGGAGAGCTGGTGAGAAAGTTAAAGTCTGAGAAGGCCCCCAAG GACCAGGTGGATGAAGCCGTGAAGACTCTACTGGAACTGAAGAACAAGTACAAGACGCTCACCGGGCAGGACTACAAACCAGTGGCTGCTACCGGAACCATTGGAGGGGAGGACAAAAACCGCAAGGAGAGGGAGAACAAGTCTGAGaaacagggaggaggagggaagaagggCAAAGGAGAGAAAGGCGGCCAGGGCAAGGAGTCCTCCGGAGGATCAGGAGGCTCAGGAGAGGGTCAAGGACCCAAGAAACAGACACG GTTGGGACTGGAAGCCAAGAAAGAGGAGAACCTGGCTGACTGGTACTCACAG GTCATCACTAAAGCCGAGATGATTGAGTACTATGATGTCAGCGGCTGCTATGTGCTGCGGCCCTGGTCCTTCGCCATCTGGGAGGCAATTAAAGACTTCTTTGACCGGGAGATTAAGAAACTGGGAGTGGAGAACTGCTACTTCCCTATGTTCGTCTCTCAGGCCGCTCTGGAGAAGGAAAAGTCCCACATTGAAGACTTTGCTCCAGAG GTTGCCTGGGTGACCCGGTCAGGGAAGACTGAGCTGGCAGAGCCCATTGCAGTCAGACCCACCAGTGAGACAG TGATGTACCCAGCCTACGCTAAATGGGTGCAGTCCCACCGAGACCTGCCAATCAAACTCAACCAGTGGTGTAATGTTGTG AGATGGGAGTTCAAACACCCCCAACCCTTCCTGAGAACAAGAGAGTTCCTGTGGCAGGAGGGACATACAGCTTTTGCTACGAAAGAGGAAGCAGCTGAGGAG GTAATTCAGATACTGGACCTCTATGCCAGAGTGTACGAAGAGCTGATGGCGATCCCCGTGGTGAAGGGAAGGAAGACGGAGAAGGAGAAGTTTGCAGGAGGAGATTACACCACTACTGTGGAGGCATTCATCTCTGCCAGCGGCCGAGCCATTCAG GGTGCTACATCCCACCACCTGGGTCAGAACTTCTCTAAGATGTTTGAGATTGTGTTTGAGGACCCGAAGAAGCCGGGCGAGAAACAGCTGGCTTTCCAGAACTCCTGGGGCATCACAACCAGGACCATCGGTGTCCTCACCATGGTCCACGGAGACAACATGGGACTAGTACTGCCACCCAGAGTGGCCTGCCTGCAG ATTGTCATCATCCCATGTGGCATCACGGCGTCCCTGCCAGAGCAGGACAAGGAGGCACTGATGGCCCAATGCTCCAAATACCTGAGCATGCTGCTGGAGGCTGGCGTCAGGGTGAAGACCGACCTCAGAGACAACTACTCCCCAGGATGGAAGTTCAACCACTGGGAACTCAAG GGCGTTCCCATCCGTCTGGAGGTAGGTCCTAAGGATATGCAGCAGCGTCAGTGTGTCGCAGTGAGGAGAGACACGGGCGAGAAGGTGACAATTCCAGAGGCCGAGGCAGAGAAGAGGCTGCTCGCCATGTTGGAGGACATCCAGAACAACCTGTTCAATAA agcttCAAATGACCTTAAGACTCACATGGTGGCTGCAGACTCTATGGAACAGTTCCAGAGGGAGCTGGACCAGGGCAAG ATTGTCCAGATCCCATTCTGTGGAGGAATTGAGTGCGAGGATTGGATCAAGAAAACCACTGCCAA GGACCAGGACCTGGAGCCTGGAGCGCCATCTATGGGAGCTAAGAGCCTCTGTATCCCCTTCTCACCCCTGAAGACGCTGCAGCCTGGTCAGATGTGTGTCAGCGGCAAGGAGCCTGCACAGTATTACACCCTGTTTGGACGCAGCTACTGA
- the eprs1 gene encoding bifunctional glutamate/proline--tRNA ligase isoform X1: protein MTLNLTINTSNPPLGALLAAEHVKGSVQLSVEEGKDTRLHVSDSVQFSDANSISRYLARVAPALGLYGANMMEQTEVDHWLEFSARRLCGQPGLAVALGELDKALSLRTFLVGHALTLADLSVWAALKGHGEWPSQGKSFSHVNRWFSFLSSQVPFTAVGSKYAVKKIPIKKTSSEEEKKKQDVGKFVDLPGAEMGKVVVRFPPEASGYLHIGHAKAALLNQHYQVTFKGKLIMRFDDTNPEKEKEDFEKVILEDVAMLQIHPDQFTYTSDHFPIIMKFAEQLLSEGKAYIDDTPPEQMKQEREQRTESKCRNNTVEQNMKMWAEMKAGTALGQTCCMRAKIDMNSNNGCMRDPTLYRCKDTPHPRTGSTYKVYPTYDFACPIVDSLESVTHALRTTEYHDRDEQFYWIIDALRLRKPYIWEYARLNLNNTVLSKRKLTWFVDQGYVEGWDDPRFPTVRGVLRRGMTVEGLKQFIAAQGGSRSVVNMEWDKIWAFNKKVIDPVAPRYTALSSSYVVPVSVPEATEEMKEVVKHPKNTDVGMKEVWYGPRVLVEGADAETFSEGEVVTFINWGNLIITKINKGAGGKVLSMDARLNLDNKDYKKTTKITWLADTNTAPLLPTICINYQPLISKAVITKDDDFKDYINKNSKLEEKMLGDPCLKTLKKGDIIQLQRRGFYICDQPYEPVSPNSCKESPCVLIYIPDGHTKEMPTAGSKDKSKSQAPSNTSAPATKAAPATKAAPTSAPVPASTSAGDVFSSIVAQGEAVRQLKAAKAPKDEVDKAVQQLLSLKAQFKQQTGMDYKPGMAPPTSAPAAPASSTDSAPCPYTRVAQQGELVRKLKTEKAPKDQIDAAVKQLLALKAEFKKLTGQDYKPGMAPTAPASPAPSPAKSSSSSSSSSSSSSSSSSSSSSRSSSGLYERVAQQGEVVRKLKSEKAPKDQVDAAVKQLLALKAEYKQATGQEYKPGAAPVQKSPPQTPAQSSPSSAPAATGLYDKVAEQGEVVRKLKAEKAPKDQVDAAVKQLLALKAEYKQQTGKDYKPGLQTPASPAQTQSSPASTQSSSSPQAQQMFSQVAQQGELVRKLKSEKAPKDQVDEAVKTLLELKNKYKTLTGQDYKPVAATGTIGGEDKNRKERENKSEKQGGGGKKGKGEKGGQGKESSGGSGGSGEGQGPKKQTRLGLEAKKEENLADWYSQVITKAEMIEYYDVSGCYVLRPWSFAIWEAIKDFFDREIKKLGVENCYFPMFVSQAALEKEKSHIEDFAPEVAWVTRSGKTELAEPIAVRPTSETVMYPAYAKWVQSHRDLPIKLNQWCNVVRWEFKHPQPFLRTREFLWQEGHTAFATKEEAAEEVIQILDLYARVYEELMAIPVVKGRKTEKEKFAGGDYTTTVEAFISASGRAIQGATSHHLGQNFSKMFEIVFEDPKKPGEKQLAFQNSWGITTRTIGVLTMVHGDNMGLVLPPRVACLQIVIIPCGITASLPEQDKEALMAQCSKYLSMLLEAGVRVKTDLRDNYSPGWKFNHWELKGVPIRLEVGPKDMQQRQCVAVRRDTGEKVTIPEAEAEKRLLAMLEDIQNNLFNKASNDLKTHMVAADSMEQFQRELDQGKIVQIPFCGGIECEDWIKKTTAKDQDLEPGAPSMGAKSLCIPFSPLKTLQPGQMCVSGKEPAQYYTLFGRSY from the exons GGGCGCTCCTGGCAGCAGAGCACGTGAAAGGGAGCGTGCAGCTGTCAGTGGAGGAAGGCAAAGACACCCGGCTCCATGTGTCAGA TTCAGTCCAGTTCAGTGATGCCAACTCTATCAGTCGCTACCTGGCCCGGGTGGCTCCCGCCCTCGGCCTCTATGGAGCCAACATGATGGAGCAgactgag GTCGACCACTGGTTGGAGTTCAGTGCGCGGCGTCTGTGTGGTCAGCCTGGTTTGGCTGTGGCACTGGGTGAACTGGATAAGGCCCTTTCCCTGCGGACCTTCCTGGTTGGACATGCCCTCACCCTggctgacctgtctgtctgggCCGCCCTCAAAG gtcATGGGGAATGGCCCAGCCAGGGCAAGTCCTTCTCCCACGTCAATCGCTGGTTCTCTTTCTTGAGCTCACAGGTTCCCTTCACTGCTGTGGGCAGCAAGTATGCCGTCAAGAAAattccaataaaaaaaaccagT tctgaggaggagaagaagaagcaggatGTTGGCAAGTTCGTGGATTTGCCAGGAGCTGAGATGGGCAAGGTGGTGGTTCGATTCCCTCCCGAGGCCAGCGG ATACCTGCATATCGGCCATGCCAAGGCTGCTCTGCTCAACCAGCACTACCAGGTCACATTTAAAGGCAAGCTCATCATGCGCTTTGATGACACCAACCCtgagaaggaaaaggaggacTTTGAGAAG GTGATCCTGGAAGACGTTGCCATGCTCCAGATCCATCCAGACCAGTTCACCTACACCAGCGACCATTTCCCCATCATAATGAAATTTGCAGAGCAGCTTCTCTCCGAGGGCAAGGCCTACATCGATGACACACCTCCTGAGCAGATGAAGCAGGAGAGGGAGCAGCGCACTGAGTCCAAATGCAGAAACAACA cCGTGGAACAGAACATGAAGATGTGGGCGGAGATGAAAGCTGGTACAGCTTTAGGGCAGACCTGCTGCATGAGGGCCAAGATTGATATGAACTCCAACAACGGCTGCATGAGAGACCCCACCCTCTACCGCTGCAAGGACACTCCCCACCCTCGCACAGGAAGCACATACAA AGTCTACCCAACATATGACTTTGCCTGTCCCATTGTGGACAGTTTGGAGAGTGTGACACACGCTCTGAGGACCACAGAGTACCACGATCGTGACGAGCAGTTCTACTGGATAATCGACGCCCTGCGCCTCAGGAAGCCCTACATCTGGGAGTACGCCCGACTCAACCTCAACAACACAGTGCTGTCCAAGAGGAAGCTCACTTGGTTTGTCGACCAAGGATACGTCGAAGGATG GGATGACCCTCGCTTCCCCACTGTCAGAGGAGTCCTGAGGAGAGGAATGACTGTGGAGGGTCTGAAACAGTTCATAGCTGCTCAG GGTGGATCAAGGTCAGTGGTTAACATGGAGTGGGACAAGATCTGGGCCTTCAACAAGAAG gttaTTGACCCCGTCGCTCCCAGATACACAGCTCTGTCCAGCTCCTATGTGGTTCCTGTTTCCGTCCCAGAGGCTACAGAGGAGATGAAGGAAGTGGTCAAACACCCTAAG AACACTGATGTGGGCATGAAGGAGGTTTGGTATGGACCTCGGGTTCTGGTCGAGGGAGCGGATGCTGAGACGTTCTCAGAGGGAGAGGTGGTCACCTTCATCAACTGGGGCAACCTCATCATCACCAAGATAAACAA AGGTGCTGGTGGTAAGGTTCTGTCCATGGATGCTCGTCTGAACCTGGACAACAAGGACTACAAGAAGACCACAAAGATCACTTGGTTGGCcgacacaaacacagcaccCCTGCTGCCCACCATCTGCATCAACTACCAGCCCCTCATCTCTAAAGCCGTCATCACCAAAGACGACGACTTCAAAGActacattaataaaaacagcaag TTGGAGGAGAAGATGCTGGGAGATCCCTGTCTGAAGACCCTGAAGAAAGGTGACATCATTCAGCTCCAGAGGCGGGGCTTCTATATCTGTGACCAGCCCTATGAGCCAGTCAG CCCCAACAGCTGTAAGGAGAGTCCCTGTGTCCTGATCTACATTCCTGACGGTCACACTAAGGAGATGCCAACTGCCGGATCCAAGGACAAGAGCAAGAGCCAGGCCCCTAGCAACACA TCTGCCCCTGCAACCAAGGCTGCCCCTGCAACCAAGGCTGCCCCAACCTCCGCCCCAGTGCCTGCCTCAACCTCAGCCGGTGATGTGTTCTCAAGCATTGTAGCTCAGGGTGAAGCTGTCCGCCAGCTGAAGGCTGCCAAAGCTCCAAAAGACGAAGTTGACAAGGCAGTTCAGCAGCTGCTTTCTCTAAAG GCTCAGTTTAAGCAGCAGACAGGTATGGACTACAAGCCAGGTATGGCTCCTCCCACCTCCGCCCCAGCTGCACCTGCCTCATCAACAGACTCCGCCCCCTGCCCATACACCCGTGTAGCCCAGCAGGGCGAGCTGGTCAGGAAGCTGAAGACAGAGAAGGCACCTAAG GACCAGATTGACGCAGCAGTGAAGCAGCTTCTCGCTCTCAAGGCGGAGTTTAAAAAGCTGACTGGTCAGGATTACAAACCAGGGATGGCCCCGACCGCTCCCGCCTCCCCTGCTCCTTCTCCTGcgaaatcctcctcctcctcctcctcctcctcctcctcctcttcctcctcttcctcctcatcctcctcccgCTCTTCTTCAGGCCTGTATGAGCGTGTTGCACAACAGGGAGAGGTTGTGAGGAAACTGAAGTCTGAAAAAGCCCCCAAG GACCAAGTTGACGCTGCAGTGAAACAGCTGCTCGCCCTGAAGGCAGAGTACAAACAAGCCACCGGCCAGGAGTACAAACCTGGAGCAGCACCAGTTCAGAAAAGCCCCCCTCAAACTCCAGCCCAGAGTAGCCCCAGCTCTGCCCCCGCTGCCACCGGCCTCTATGACAAGGTTGCTGAGCAGGGAGAAGTGGTCAGGAAGCTGAAGGCTGAAAAGGCTCCTAAG GATCAGGTAGATGCAGCAGTGAAGCAGTTGTTGGCTTTAAAGGCAGAGTACAAACAGCAGACCGGAAAGGATTACAAACCAGGTTTACAAACACCAGCTAGCCCTGCACAGACCCAGTCCAGCCCCGCCTCGACCCAGTCTAGCTCTTCCCCACAAGCCCAGCAAATGTTCTCCCAGGTTGCCCAACAGGGAGAGCTGGTGAGAAAGTTAAAGTCTGAGAAGGCCCCCAAG GACCAGGTGGATGAAGCCGTGAAGACTCTACTGGAACTGAAGAACAAGTACAAGACGCTCACCGGGCAGGACTACAAACCAGTGGCTGCTACCGGAACCATTGGAGGGGAGGACAAAAACCGCAAGGAGAGGGAGAACAAGTCTGAGaaacagggaggaggagggaagaagggCAAAGGAGAGAAAGGCGGCCAGGGCAAGGAGTCCTCCGGAGGATCAGGAGGCTCAGGAGAGGGTCAAGGACCCAAGAAACAGACACG GTTGGGACTGGAAGCCAAGAAAGAGGAGAACCTGGCTGACTGGTACTCACAG GTCATCACTAAAGCCGAGATGATTGAGTACTATGATGTCAGCGGCTGCTATGTGCTGCGGCCCTGGTCCTTCGCCATCTGGGAGGCAATTAAAGACTTCTTTGACCGGGAGATTAAGAAACTGGGAGTGGAGAACTGCTACTTCCCTATGTTCGTCTCTCAGGCCGCTCTGGAGAAGGAAAAGTCCCACATTGAAGACTTTGCTCCAGAG GTTGCCTGGGTGACCCGGTCAGGGAAGACTGAGCTGGCAGAGCCCATTGCAGTCAGACCCACCAGTGAGACAG TGATGTACCCAGCCTACGCTAAATGGGTGCAGTCCCACCGAGACCTGCCAATCAAACTCAACCAGTGGTGTAATGTTGTG AGATGGGAGTTCAAACACCCCCAACCCTTCCTGAGAACAAGAGAGTTCCTGTGGCAGGAGGGACATACAGCTTTTGCTACGAAAGAGGAAGCAGCTGAGGAG GTAATTCAGATACTGGACCTCTATGCCAGAGTGTACGAAGAGCTGATGGCGATCCCCGTGGTGAAGGGAAGGAAGACGGAGAAGGAGAAGTTTGCAGGAGGAGATTACACCACTACTGTGGAGGCATTCATCTCTGCCAGCGGCCGAGCCATTCAG GGTGCTACATCCCACCACCTGGGTCAGAACTTCTCTAAGATGTTTGAGATTGTGTTTGAGGACCCGAAGAAGCCGGGCGAGAAACAGCTGGCTTTCCAGAACTCCTGGGGCATCACAACCAGGACCATCGGTGTCCTCACCATGGTCCACGGAGACAACATGGGACTAGTACTGCCACCCAGAGTGGCCTGCCTGCAG ATTGTCATCATCCCATGTGGCATCACGGCGTCCCTGCCAGAGCAGGACAAGGAGGCACTGATGGCCCAATGCTCCAAATACCTGAGCATGCTGCTGGAGGCTGGCGTCAGGGTGAAGACCGACCTCAGAGACAACTACTCCCCAGGATGGAAGTTCAACCACTGGGAACTCAAG GGCGTTCCCATCCGTCTGGAGGTAGGTCCTAAGGATATGCAGCAGCGTCAGTGTGTCGCAGTGAGGAGAGACACGGGCGAGAAGGTGACAATTCCAGAGGCCGAGGCAGAGAAGAGGCTGCTCGCCATGTTGGAGGACATCCAGAACAACCTGTTCAATAA agcttCAAATGACCTTAAGACTCACATGGTGGCTGCAGACTCTATGGAACAGTTCCAGAGGGAGCTGGACCAGGGCAAG ATTGTCCAGATCCCATTCTGTGGAGGAATTGAGTGCGAGGATTGGATCAAGAAAACCACTGCCAA GGACCAGGACCTGGAGCCTGGAGCGCCATCTATGGGAGCTAAGAGCCTCTGTATCCCCTTCTCACCCCTGAAGACGCTGCAGCCTGGTCAGATGTGTGTCAGCGGCAAGGAGCCTGCACAGTATTACACCCTGTTTGGACGCAGCTACTGA